In Mytilus edulis chromosome 6, xbMytEdul2.2, whole genome shotgun sequence, the following proteins share a genomic window:
- the LOC139529094 gene encoding protein yippee-like 1 produces MVKTFQAYLPNKCHRTYSCVHCRAHLANHDELISKSFQGSQGRAYLFNSVVNVGCGPAEERVLLTGLHAVADIFCECCKTTLGWKYEHAFESSQKYKEGKFIIELAHMIKDNGWD; encoded by the exons ATGGTGAAAACCTTTCAAGCATATTTGCCAAACAAATGTCACCGCACTTATAGCTGTGTTCACTGTCGAGCTCACCTAGCCAATCATGATGAGTTGATATCTAAG tCATTTCAAGGAAGTCAAGGAAGAGCTTACCTGTTTAATTCTGT TGTAAATGTAGGCTGTGGTCCTGCTGAAGAAAGAGTATTACTAACAGGCTTACATGCTGTAGCAGATATATTCTGTGAATGCTGTAAAACTACACTCGGCTGGAAATAT GAACATGCCTTTGAATCTAGTCAGAAATACAAGGAAGGGAAATTCATAATAGAACTTGCACACATGATCAAAGATAATGGATGGGACTGA